The Methylorubrum populi genome contains a region encoding:
- a CDS encoding MBOAT family protein: MLFNSFVFLLAFLPAALLLHVAAERYRPQARLPLLVGLSFVFYGWWDWRFLPLLLASIGVNWLLAHALPRDRTGWLFPAALAANLAVLGAFKYLGFLTDLANLIPGLGLPRYELALPLGISFFTFHHIMYLTDLRAGRAPAFGLTRYALYIAFFPQVLAGPLVRWSEIMHQFEERPYARPDAAERIGRGLMLLTVGLAKKVFLGDPLSAYVNPVFQAAAAGKAVTVAEAWQATLGFTFQIYFDFSGYTDMALGLALLFGIVLPQNFDVPYRATSLRDFWRRWHMTLSRFLRDYLYIAFGGNRRGLAIQVAALFATMTLGGLWHGAGLTFVVWGAAHGIGLGAGVLWRRAGGRLPPLLGWVLTALFVCLTWVLFRATTFEAALAVYKGLVGFAPTGGGFKWRTIAIAAAIAMVGPSAWAAVHRLPPSRWLAAAFALLFVVVLLKIGDDANYEFIYFQF, encoded by the coding sequence ATGCTGTTCAACTCCTTCGTCTTCCTGCTCGCCTTCCTGCCGGCCGCGCTGCTGCTGCACGTCGCCGCCGAGCGCTACCGGCCGCAGGCGCGGCTGCCGCTGCTGGTCGGGCTCTCCTTCGTCTTCTACGGCTGGTGGGACTGGCGCTTCCTGCCGCTGCTCTTGGCCTCCATCGGCGTGAACTGGCTCCTCGCCCACGCCCTGCCGCGGGACCGCACCGGCTGGCTGTTCCCGGCCGCGCTCGCGGCCAACCTCGCGGTGCTGGGCGCCTTCAAGTATCTCGGCTTCCTCACCGATCTCGCCAACCTGATCCCCGGGCTCGGCCTGCCGCGCTACGAACTCGCCCTGCCGCTCGGGATCTCGTTCTTCACCTTCCACCACATCATGTACCTGACCGACCTGAGGGCGGGCCGCGCGCCGGCCTTCGGGCTGACCCGCTACGCCCTCTACATCGCCTTCTTCCCGCAGGTTCTCGCCGGCCCGCTCGTGCGCTGGAGCGAGATCATGCACCAGTTCGAGGAGCGGCCCTACGCGAGGCCCGATGCGGCCGAGCGGATCGGGCGCGGGCTGATGCTGCTGACGGTCGGCCTCGCCAAGAAGGTGTTTCTCGGCGATCCGCTCTCGGCCTACGTCAACCCGGTGTTCCAGGCGGCCGCCGCGGGCAAGGCCGTGACGGTGGCCGAGGCGTGGCAGGCGACGCTCGGCTTCACCTTCCAGATCTATTTCGACTTCTCCGGCTACACCGACATGGCGCTCGGCCTCGCGCTGCTGTTCGGGATCGTGCTGCCGCAGAACTTCGACGTGCCCTACCGCGCGACCTCGCTGCGCGACTTCTGGCGGCGCTGGCACATGACGCTGTCGCGCTTCCTGCGCGACTACCTCTACATCGCTTTTGGAGGAAACCGCCGCGGCCTCGCGATTCAGGTCGCCGCCCTGTTCGCGACGATGACGCTCGGCGGCCTCTGGCACGGGGCGGGCCTGACCTTCGTGGTCTGGGGCGCCGCCCACGGGATCGGCCTCGGCGCGGGCGTGCTGTGGCGCCGGGCCGGCGGGCGGTTGCCGCCGCTCCTCGGCTGGGTGCTCACGGCCCTGTTCGTGTGCCTGACCTGGGTGTTGTTCCGCGCGACCACGTTCGAGGCGGCGCTCGCGGTCTACAAGGGGCTCGTCGGGTTCGCGCCGACGGGCGGCGGCTTCAAGTGGCGCACCATCGCCATCGCCGCCGCCATCGCCATGGTGGGGCCGAGCGCCTGGGCCGCGGTGCACCGCCTGCCGCCGAGCCGCTGGCTCGCCGCCGCCTTCGCCCTCCTGTTCGTCGTCGTACTCCTCAAGATCGGGGACGATGCGAACTACGAGTTCATCTATTTCCAGTTCTAG
- a CDS encoding site-specific integrase, whose product MIAFAVEVYGRAPSNGHKPLTLQDNSLYRVKECIWDTGERFAFTVGPDGLGSYWPVLYAVTRLRYSGKAVGTMMGRARSVALFHDWAASREIDVLQRLQGLSFFSLVEIEGLRRTLKLASPGTRRGDAEVSSKVWIDRCKNVAAYIAWHAEFGFDKLDRKDPWLPEARRRLEDCSAWLVDDLPTPIQTGREGLTEVEQVALLRAIVPGSPSNPFERRNQVRNFALVLSYYELGLRLSEALAMKTVDLRLEGPTPTAMVVRRADDPDDPRARQPLVKTKARPLPVSRALALLLSQWVTDHRADKERYPKVRKTPFLFVSHFGTPLTKDAVGLIFRTLRSCPGVPSNFSPHILRHTWNDRFSKLAGELELREAVELQTRNFLMGWSDTSMQGLAYSRRAIKDEADRLMLRMQEATVAGA is encoded by the coding sequence TTGATCGCCTTCGCCGTCGAGGTGTATGGTCGTGCGCCAAGTAACGGGCACAAGCCATTGACCCTCCAGGACAATAGCCTCTACCGCGTCAAGGAGTGCATCTGGGACACGGGGGAGCGCTTCGCGTTCACCGTGGGCCCGGACGGCCTGGGCTCGTACTGGCCGGTCCTGTACGCCGTCACGCGCCTCCGCTACTCGGGAAAGGCCGTCGGCACGATGATGGGCAGGGCCCGCTCGGTCGCGCTCTTCCATGACTGGGCTGCGTCCCGGGAGATCGACGTACTCCAGCGCCTCCAGGGCCTGTCGTTCTTTTCCCTGGTCGAGATCGAGGGGCTCCGCCGCACGCTCAAGCTGGCTTCCCCGGGCACTCGCCGGGGCGATGCCGAGGTGTCGTCGAAGGTCTGGATCGACCGCTGCAAGAATGTCGCGGCCTACATCGCGTGGCACGCCGAATTCGGTTTCGACAAGCTCGACCGCAAGGATCCCTGGCTGCCCGAGGCGCGCAGGCGCCTCGAAGATTGCTCGGCCTGGCTCGTCGACGACCTGCCCACTCCCATCCAGACCGGCCGGGAGGGCCTGACTGAGGTGGAGCAGGTGGCGCTCCTGCGTGCCATCGTGCCCGGCTCGCCGTCGAACCCGTTCGAGCGCCGCAACCAAGTCCGGAACTTCGCCCTGGTCCTCTCCTACTACGAACTCGGCCTCAGGCTGTCCGAGGCCCTCGCGATGAAGACGGTCGACCTGAGGCTAGAAGGCCCCACCCCGACCGCGATGGTCGTGCGGCGTGCGGATGATCCCGACGATCCCCGTGCCAGGCAGCCCCTGGTCAAGACGAAGGCACGCCCGTTGCCGGTCTCGCGGGCCCTGGCGCTCCTGTTGTCGCAGTGGGTGACCGACCACCGGGCTGACAAGGAACGCTACCCGAAGGTGAGGAAGACACCCTTCCTGTTCGTTTCGCACTTCGGTACCCCGCTCACGAAGGATGCCGTCGGCCTGATCTTCCGGACCTTGCGGTCGTGCCCGGGCGTCCCGTCGAATTTCAGCCCCCACATCCTCCGGCACACCTGGAACGACCGCTTCTCGAAACTGGCGGGCGAGTTGGAGCTCCGCGAGGCGGTCGAGCTCCAGACACGGAACTTCCTCATGGGATGGTCCGACACGTCCATGCAGGGGCTCGCCTATTCCCGGCGTGCCATCAAAGACGAGGCGGACCGGCTCATGCTGCGCATGCAGGAAGCCACCGTGGCGGGAGCCTGA